GCTGACATCTTCATGGAAACGCTTAATCAGCCGCTTGGTCCGGCTGCGGTTTAGGGGGGCGACATGACGCCTTTACCTCAACCTCGGCCCAGTGATGGCGGCGGCATTCTCGATAGCGTCTTTGAATTCGGGAAGGGGGCAATTGATGTCTTCTTCGATTTCAAAGCGTCCCAGAATGAGGCGCAGATTGCTGCTGACCTTCGTCAATCAGAAGCTCTGAAGCTTGCTCAAATTCAGCAAGCACAGCAGGGCAGTGCGGTGACGCCTGGTAGCCAGTTTTCGTTTGGCTCAAGTCTGCCGAGCTGGGTTTGGCCGGTCGCGGTTGCAGGTGGTGTCGGCCTGATGGCGCTGGCCTATTTCAAGCCGGGCAAGTGAAGAAGTCGGGAGGCAGCAAGATGGACCCGCTTTCACTTTTGACAAGCGGCGGGCTCCCCAACATTACCGGGGGGCCTGCACACTCTGGGGCAGCTGGTGGCACTGCCGACCAATGGTTGCAGCGGAATGCCCCATTCAACGTCGCGGGCTCTGGTGGTCATGCGTCGTCTTCTGGTGGCCTCTCTGGGTCCAAGGGTATCGGGCAGGGCCTTAACGGCGATGTGGGCCTGTTGATCCTGTTCGCAATTGTCGGCGTCGGCGTGTTGGTGGCGATCAAATGAAAATTCAGCGTGAGGAAAAATGGCACCATGAAGCGAGTGAGCTTCTATTGCCTGCGCTTGCCCATGATCCGACTACGCGCATTGAGCATCTGATAGAGGATGTGAATTCGCGCGACGTTGGGCTTTTCACCGTGAGACAGGGAGACCGGATTGATGGTGCATTTACTGCAAGATTTGACGGGCCTGAACTGGTGGTTCCCGCAGTTGGTTCCAGGTCAGGGGCTCCGCTGGTTCGCCATGTAGTGCCCTATCTGCGCGATATGGCTGGGGCTTATGAGTGCGACTATATCCGCGCCCATGTGCCTGCTGAGCGATGGGAAAAGGTGTTGGCTCGATACGGCTTTAAACGTGCTGAGACGGTAATGCGTCTGGGGGTGTCTGATGGGCGGACGTAGTTCCTCAAGCTCCCAACAAACGAGCCAAAGTCAAAACTTTGATGAGCGCATCGCGGCGACTGACAACGCCATTGTGGCACGCGACGGCGGTGTCGTTTACCGGACGACAAACACGCTGGACGGCGGGGCGATTAATCGCGCTTTCGATTTTGCTGATGAGATCGGGGGCGGCGCTCTGGATTTTGTCTCTGAGGTGCAGGCCAATTTTGTCGCCGTGACTGAGGCGGCAAACACAACGGCGAATAGAGCATTCGATTTTGTGACAGAGCAAAACGAAACGGTTGAGCAGAACATTTTGAAATCATTGACGCCGTGGATTGTGGTCGCGGTCGCTGTGGTCGTTATGACAAGGCAGGTGAAGCTATGAGCAGTAAATCAGCTGGATATAATTCTTTCACGCTCGCTGATGGTGAGAGCGTTCAAATTCCTGCTCATGCCGAGTTTATGCGCTGCCTAGAAGCAACGGCGGCATTTGAATTCAATATTGATGATGGCGGCTGGCAGTATATGGCCGCTGGAATTAGCTACATCTCCGATGATCCAAGCGGCTTTGAAACCTTCCGTGTTAGGAACATAAGCGGCGCTGATAACACGCTTGTGCTGGCGCATGGCTGGGGTGAACTTCGGGATGACCGGCTAACGGCCTCTGGCACGGTGAACGTGCGCCAGACCGAAACCGTGAATGTCCTTGAAACGGGCGACCGCAGCTTATCATCGGATGGCGGCTCTATCACGGAAGTGGGGGCAACTCTCTATTCAGGCACGCCCGGTGCTGAGCCGGGTGTTGAGGTTGTGTCAGCCGCAGCAAATACGAATGGAGTGATCATTCGAACTTGCTGCATCAACAAGGACGCTGTTGGCGTTGCCTATCTAAAGGTTGGGACAAAGATCGTCTTTATTGGGTCAAGCTCTTCGTGGTTTGCGGAAAATCTCACGCGAGAAATCAAGGTGGACGCGGGCGTTTCAATCTCAGTGGTTGGTGACGGCGGCGCATCCGTGGTCATGACCTACGACATTTTGGGAGCGTAATATGAGCCGTTTTGCAGCATTCATCGGGGCTATCGCAACAGCACTCGGCACCTGGGGGCTTATCTCTCGTCCATCGTCAGGTGTGCCCGCAGAAATCCCCGGCGCTCCTAGATCATCAACGCCCACCCCGAGGCAGCGACCTGCTGCAACAGTAGCTCCCGCGTCGTTCAACCCTCCCACGCAGTCGGCGCGGGGGCGACTGTCATTCAACGAGGCCAAGGCTTTGGCGCTCAAAATCACGCGGACATATTTTCCGTCTGTCGATCCAAAAATGTTGGTCGCCATGATGCAGATTGAAAGCTCGTTTGATCCACGGGCAACGCGCTCAGAGCCGCATGTAAGAAACCGTTTCACGACCAACGGTGACAAATCTTACGGGCTTATGCAGGTGCTCTACACAACGGCGCTTGATCTCTTCCATAACATGGGTCGAAAGGGATTTAGCGTTGCCACGCCAGACAGACTTTTTGACCCGACTGTGAATGTCTATTTCGGCGCGGCCTATGTCGCATGGCTTCAAAACTATCGTGGCACGCGGCGCTCAGAAGACTGGATTGTGATGTCGTACAACGGCGGACCCGGTGCCAACAATTCACAAACCCAAAATCATCTCGCGAAATATCACGACGCGAAACGAGCACAAGCAGGGGGCTGGTGATGATTGTTTTAGCTCCACACATTGTTTCGGGGCTTTGGGCTGTCGCTACAACTGCGACAGCTGGCTTTGTGTACTTGTCGGTGCAGGAAGGCACAGACGTGGATGATAACATCGCGACGGCCATTAAGTGGGGTGTCGTTGGTGGTGGTCTCTACCTCGCGGCAAAAGCGGCCAAGGTGATCTGATGGACCTTCAGACAACAGCAATTCTCATCGCGGGGGCTGTCGGTTTATTCGGCAACCTTCTTCTGTCGGGCGCGATTTATTTTCGTCTCGGCGCTCACTCAGCCCGGCATGATGGTCATGACCGGCGCTTGGCTAAATTGGAGGCACGATCATCATGGATTGGCTGAAGAAACGGGCGGCTGAGCCGTCCACATATGCAGGGATTTCCGCAATGACATTTGGTCTCGGGGCGATCCTCAAGATTAACGAAGCTCCGCAGATCGCGGAAGCTATCGGGCAGGCTGCACCTGCTTTCACGTCTGGTGACTATGTGACTGGTGGTGTTTTTCTCGCATCATCGCTTGCCGCTATCTTCATGAAGGAGCGGAAATAATGGGCTCGCGGAAACGCCGGGCTCAGATCCCCGTTGAAGTGCTCGAAGAGGAAGCCGCGCCGAAACCAAAACGGAAGCGGGCGACCAGGCGCAAGGCGGCTACTAAACGGAAGCCGGCCAAAAAGAAGACGGCTCGAAAACGCTGACAAAACATTGTCAGGAAAATCGATCTAGAACGGCTCCAATCTGGGGCCGTTTTTTTTTTTATGCCCCAATCGGTCGATGGATGCGCGTCGGTGCAAACGTCTTCTGGCGCGTCTGGCGCACGATGCGGGGGATCGAGTTTGGATGAAGGTGTTCACCATCGTTGAGCCTCACAACGGCGCTGTGGCGGGCTATGCGCTCATTTGACAGGCCCTTAGAGTGCAGCCGGACGATATGGTCATTGCGCATTTCTCGTTTGGCTCTGGTGGCCATTCTCTCGCTCATAAAGACCCAACACAGCACGCTGTCGAGCGGGGCCTTCCATTCTCGGGCTATGGTGAGAGCGGCTCCGTATCGGCTATAGCCAGCGTCCACGCGACGGTTGAATAGGGTGATGGCTTGCTCTTGATGGCTCTCGATGCTGTTTACGGTTTCCGCCTGCCGCCTGTATCGGTCGGCCTTCGCGCGAAACTTCGCGGACTCGGCTGCCAGATTGTCGGCAACCCGGTCCATGTTTTCAGCTAACAGCAAATATTCAGTGCTCATTTTTCGCCCCCGATATTTGCCTAGGGTGAAAAAGTTGATTTTTTGTTGTGGCCGGGCGATCTGTCGCGGAAGTAATCGGTTCCGATGAATATTGCACTATTCTTTCTAGCTCCGCATACGGACGAACCGTCACGAACCAAAAGGCGCATAATTTATATTATGGTAAATAATAGACGTCTTTCCAGTCGACCTGGCCGTAAGCATAGGCTTCTATAGAACGTAAGGAATCTGCGAAATTCCACGTCTGGAGGAGACATTTATGGACAAGCCTACTATCGCCGCGAAAGAGCCCGCCCAGGTCGAGGTCAAAGCTGGTGAAAGCTACTGGTGGTGCCGCTGCGGGAAATCTGCGAACCAGCCTTTCTGTGATGGCTCCCACCAAGGCACGTCGTTTGAGCCCATGGAATACAAAGCTGAAAAAGACCGCACGCTCTTCTTCTGCCAGTGCAAAGCGACCAAGCGCGAGCCATTCTGCGACGGGGCTCACAATGATCTTTGAATCTGGGGATCTTTGAATCTGGGGATCTCTGAGCGTCAGTTTTTGTTCCGGCGAAGAACCATCACTTTGTCAGCCTCCGGGCTGACGATACGCTCGAAGCCGTATTGCTCGTAAAGCCCGTGCGCATCATTGGTGCCGAGCATCCAGCGATTGACCTTCGAAAGCGCCGGGTCGCTAGTGACTATTTCCATGAGCCATTTGCCTAGACCTTTGCCTTGAAGCTTAGGGGCAACAAGTACGTCAGACAGCCAGGCAAACCGCGCCATGTCAGTGACCACGCGGGCAAACCCGACCTGCGCACCATCTGCATCGTAAAGCCCATAGATGCGCGAGTTTTCCTGGCTGGTCCAGAGTGTCTCAGGCGTGTTGCCGCTGGCCCAGTAGGTTTTGGCGAGAGTTGCCAAAAGCCAATCCTTGTCGACACGAGCAAGGTCTGTCGAAATCTCAAAACCTTCACGTTTCCAGGTGCTTATCGACATATTTTTACCTTGTTTCTCACCCTGCTCTAATTCTCAACGGTGATCGTCAATCCGTCATAAGCGGGCTCATGGCCCTCAGGGAGTTCCTTCGCGAGCGTCACATAATCCAGATCCACATGAAGGTTCGTAAGCACGCCGTGGGCGACTTTCAGCCGTTCCAGCCATGACAATGTCATCTCCACATGGGCATGGCTTGGATGAGGCTTGTAGCGCAGCGCATCCACAATCCAGTGCTCAACACCTTCAAGGGCCGCGAAACTCTCTTCCGGCAATCCCACCAGATCGGCTGAGTAGGCAACAGAGCCAATGCGAAAGCCGAGTGATCGGATGTCCCCGTGGTCCTGATCAAACGGCAGGGCGGTAATGGCGCCCCCTTCCCCGTCAATCGCGACAGGCTCGCCTGGCCGGATCAGATGCGCATTCAGGATCGGCGGATAACTAGAGCCTTCAGGCGTCTGGAAGCAATAACCAAACCGGGTCATCAGGGTTTCAGACGTATAGGCGTCCATATAGGTTTCAACCCGCTGCATCCGGTTGATAGCTACCATGCGCAGATCGTCAATGCCGTGGCTCTGGTCCGCATGGTCATGGGTGAACAGCACCCCGTCGATCCATTGGGTTCCGGTCTTCAGAAGCTGCTCGCGCATATCCGGCGAGGTATCGATCAGCACCGTCGTCTTTTTCTCTGGATCGTCTTTCCAGCGCTCTACCAGAAGCGAGCAGCGGCTGCGTCGGTTTTTCGGCTCGTCCGGGTCGCAATTGCCCCAATACCCACCAATGCGCGGCACACCACCAGATGACCCAGAGCCTAGAACTGTAAAGCGGGTGGTCATGTGAGGCGCTCCCGCGAGACCTTGGTGAAGAGCTTAAAGAAATTGTCGGTGGTCGCTGTGGCCAATGCATCGACCTCGATGCCTTGCAGCTCCGCGACCTTTGCAGCGGTGTGGGCCACAAAGGACGGCTCGTTCCGTTTGCCGCGTTTCGGTACGGGCGCGAGATATGGCGCGTCGGTTTCAACCAGCAGGCGTTCCAGCGGTACGTCTTTCACGGTGGCTTGAAGGTCCGCTGCGCTCTTAAAGGTCACGATGCCCGAGAGGGAAATATAGAGGCCAAGATCAAGTGCCGTCATCGCAAGCTCCCGCCCGGAGCTGAAACAATGCAGCAATGCGGGGAACGCGCCCTTCCCCATTTCTTCGGTCAGGATCTCTGCCATGTCCTCATCCGCGTCGCGTGTGTGGATGACAAGCGGCAGCTGGGTTTCCCGAGAGGCCTCGATGTGCGCCCGGAAATTGGTTTTTTGCGCGTCACGGGGACTGTGTTCGTAGAAATAGTCGAGCCCTGTCTCACCGATGCCGACGACCTTAGGGTGCTGCGCCAGCTCAACAAGCCGCGCTGTATCTACATCGGGTTCTGCTTCTGCTTCATGTGGGTGGATGCCTACCGTGCAGACAATATTGTCGTAGGTTTCCGCAACCTTCAGAACACCCTCAAAGCCGCGCAGCGTTGTGCCGATGGTGACCATCAGGCCGACGCCCGCCTCGCCCGCGCGCGCAACCACATCATCCAGCTCGCCGTTAAAGTCTTTAAAGTCCAGATGGCAATGGCTGTCGACCAAGCGGGCACTCATGAAGACGCCTCCGGCTCCACATAACGAGGAAAGACAGGCTCGGGCTTGGGGAGTTCAGTGCCGGGCCTCAGGCGATGGTCGGATCCACAAAAGGCGAATGTCCGTTCATCTTCTGGCACCGACAGCACGTCGAGCAGTTTGGCAGCACCTGCAGGCACAACAGGTTGCGCCAACAGAGCCACATTGCGCACAACCTCAGCGGTTACATATAGAACTGTGCCCATGCGATTAGGATCTGTTTTCTTCAATGCCCAGGGCTCTTCACCCGCGAAATAGCGGTTGGCCTCCGCGACAACATCCCAAATGGCGCCGAGAGCTTTGTGAAGGGCTCGGTCCTCCATATGGCCTCGCGCGAGATCAAGTGCTGCGTCCGCCTGCGCAAGAATGGCTTCGTCTTGCGGCTGCAAGTCTGCTGGCTCCGGAACGATGCCGCCAAGGTTTTTGTTCAGCATAGAAAGCGAACGCTGCGCAAGATTGCCAAGGTCATTGGCGAGATCTGAATTGATCCGGTTGATGAGCGCGGTTTTGGAAAAGTCACCATCATTGCCGAACGGCACTTCTCGCAATAGGAAGTAGCGGACCGGGTCGAGCCCATAGGTGTCCACAAGCTCAAACGGGTCAATCACATTGCCGAGCGACTTAGAAATTTTCTCACCTTCATTCGTCCACCAGCCATGGGCAAATACCTGGGTCGGCAGTTCAATGTCAGCAGACATAAGGAACGCTGGCCAGTAGACCGTGTGGAACCTCAAGATGTCTTTCCCGATAACGTGGACGTCGGCAGGCCAGAATTTCTTAAACAGCTCACTGTCCGCATCGGGATAGCCCGCCGCTGCAATGTAGTTTGTGAGCGCATCGAGCCAGACATAAACAATGTGATCGGGATCGCCAGGCACTGGCACGCCCCAGTTAAAGGTCGTTCTGGAAATGGAGAGATCCCGGAGGCCGCCTTTGACAAAACTCGCAACTTCGTTGCGCCGGGTTTCCGGTCGGATGAAGCCCGGTTGTTCATAAAGCTCTAGAAGCTTGTCCTGATAGGCCGAGAGCCGGAAAAAATAGCTTGGCTCCTCGACCCATTCAACAGGTGCACCCGTCGGCGCAATCTTGTCGCCAGAGGGAGACTCTTTTAGTTCGTCTTCGCCGTAGAAGGCTTCGTCACGGACAGAATACCAACCTGCATAGGAGTCGAGATAGATGTCGCCCTTATCAGCCATCCGCGTCCAGATGTCCTGCACCGCTTTGATGTGTCGCTCTTCAGTCGTGCGGATGAAATCATCGATTGAAAAGTTCATCGTCTCCGCAAGAGACTGAAAGCGACCCGAAATCTGCGCGCAGAGTTCCTGCGGCGTAATGCCCTGTGCTTCCGCTGACTTCTCTACCTTCTGGCCGTGCTCATCATTTCCGGTCAGGAAGAGAACGTCATAGCCATCGAGCCGTTTGAAGCGCGCCAACGCATCACACGCGAGCGTCGTATAGGCATGCCCGATATGCGGCACGTCATTGACGTAGTAGATGGGGGTCGTGATGTAGAAGGATTTTGCGGCGGACATTTTGAGAAGCACTTTTCAGGATGACATGTGGGAATGGAACGGGTGCAGGCGACAGCTTAGGCCGACATCGTCATGCCGGAAGCAGCCGCCTCGAGCATCGAAAATGCGTTCAAAATCACCAACTTGCGATCCATGTTGAGCGCCTCTGCGCGTGTGGCCAATTCGCCGATCTTTTCCCACACCTCGACCCAGCGATCAAGGTTTCCGCCATGAACCAGAGTGACCATAGCGGCGGCTTCGCCAGGAATGATCTCAGGGTTTGGTGGCCCACCGGCGCCCTGGCGTACCGCCCTGGCGACCCAATCGCGCATCAGATCTACTAATATCTCAAAGGTTTGCTCAGCTCCCCGCCTTGCTGCCTTGTCTGCAAGGGTGTGCATTGCGGCGATGTCGGGCCTTGGCAGCT
The DNA window shown above is from Parvibaculaceae bacterium PLY_AMNH_Bact1 and carries:
- a CDS encoding hypothetical protein (Derived by automated computational analysis using gene prediction method: GeneMarkS-2+.), which translates into the protein MSTEYLLLAENMDRVADNLAAESAKFRAKADRYRRQAETVNSIESHQEQAITLFNRRVDAGYSRYGAALTIAREWKAPLDSVLCWVFMSERMATRAKREMRNDHIVRLHSKGLSNERIARHSAVVRLNDGEHLHPNSIPRIVRQTRQKTFAPTRIHRPIGA
- a CDS encoding transglycosylase SLT domain-containing protein (Derived by automated computational analysis using gene prediction method: Protein Homology.) yields the protein MSRFAAFIGAIATALGTWGLISRPSSGVPAEIPGAPRSSTPTPRQRPAATVAPASFNPPTQSARGRLSFNEAKALALKITRTYFPSVDPKMLVAMMQIESSFDPRATRSEPHVRNRFTTNGDKSYGLMQVLYTTALDLFHNMGRKGFSVATPDRLFDPTVNVYFGAAYVAWLQNYRGTRRSEDWIVMSYNGGPGANNSQTQNHLAKYHDAKRAQAGGW
- a CDS encoding hypothetical protein (Derived by automated computational analysis using gene prediction method: GeneMarkS-2+.), yielding MGGRSSSSSQQTSQSQNFDERIAATDNAIVARDGGVVYRTTNTLDGGAINRAFDFADEIGGGALDFVSEVQANFVAVTEAANTTANRAFDFVTEQNETVEQNILKSLTPWIVVAVAVVVMTRQVKL
- a CDS encoding hypothetical protein (Derived by automated computational analysis using gene prediction method: GeneMarkS-2+.) produces the protein MDWLKKRAAEPSTYAGISAMTFGLGAILKINEAPQIAEAIGQAAPAFTSGDYVTGGVFLASSLAAIFMKERK
- a CDS encoding GNAT family N-acetyltransferase (Derived by automated computational analysis using gene prediction method: Protein Homology.), which codes for MSISTWKREGFEISTDLARVDKDWLLATLAKTYWASGNTPETLWTSQENSRIYGLYDADGAQVGFARVVTDMARFAWLSDVLVAPKLQGKGLGKWLMEIVTSDPALSKVNRWMLGTNDAHGLYEQYGFERIVSPEADKVMVLRRNKN
- a CDS encoding CDGSH iron-sulfur domain-containing protein (Derived by automated computational analysis using gene prediction method: Protein Homology. GO_component: GO:0043231 - intracellular membrane-bounded organelle [Evidence IEA]; GO_function: GO:0051537 - 2 iron, 2 sulfur cluster binding [Evidence IEA]), with translation MDKPTIAAKEPAQVEVKAGESYWWCRCGKSANQPFCDGSHQGTSFEPMEYKAEKDRTLFFCQCKATKREPFCDGAHNDL
- a CDS encoding hypothetical protein (Derived by automated computational analysis using gene prediction method: GeneMarkS-2+.); this translates as MTPLPQPRPSDGGGILDSVFEFGKGAIDVFFDFKASQNEAQIAADLRQSEALKLAQIQQAQQGSAVTPGSQFSFGSSLPSWVWPVAVAGGVGLMALAYFKPGK
- the metG gene encoding methionine--tRNA ligase (Derived by automated computational analysis using gene prediction method: Protein Homology. GO_function: GO:0000049 - tRNA binding [Evidence IEA]; GO_function: GO:0004825 - methionine-tRNA ligase activity [Evidence IEA]; GO_function: GO:0005524 - ATP binding [Evidence IEA]; GO_process: GO:0006431 - methionyl-tRNA aminoacylation [Evidence IEA]) gives rise to the protein MSAAKSFYITTPIYYVNDVPHIGHAYTTLACDALARFKRLDGYDVLFLTGNDEHGQKVEKSAEAQGITPQELCAQISGRFQSLAETMNFSIDDFIRTTEERHIKAVQDIWTRMADKGDIYLDSYAGWYSVRDEAFYGEDELKESPSGDKIAPTGAPVEWVEEPSYFFRLSAYQDKLLELYEQPGFIRPETRRNEVASFVKGGLRDLSISRTTFNWGVPVPGDPDHIVYVWLDALTNYIAAAGYPDADSELFKKFWPADVHVIGKDILRFHTVYWPAFLMSADIELPTQVFAHGWWTNEGEKISKSLGNVIDPFELVDTYGLDPVRYFLLREVPFGNDGDFSKTALINRINSDLANDLGNLAQRSLSMLNKNLGGIVPEPADLQPQDEAILAQADAALDLARGHMEDRALHKALGAIWDVVAEANRYFAGEEPWALKKTDPNRMGTVLYVTAEVVRNVALLAQPVVPAGAAKLLDVLSVPEDERTFAFCGSDHRLRPGTELPKPEPVFPRYVEPEASS
- a CDS encoding hypothetical protein (Derived by automated computational analysis using gene prediction method: GeneMarkS-2+.) → MDPLSLLTSGGLPNITGGPAHSGAAGGTADQWLQRNAPFNVAGSGGHASSSGGLSGSKGIGQGLNGDVGLLILFAIVGVGVLVAIK
- a CDS encoding hypothetical protein (Derived by automated computational analysis using gene prediction method: GeneMarkS-2+.); this translates as MSSKSAGYNSFTLADGESVQIPAHAEFMRCLEATAAFEFNIDDGGWQYMAAGISYISDDPSGFETFRVRNISGADNTLVLAHGWGELRDDRLTASGTVNVRQTETVNVLETGDRSLSSDGGSITEVGATLYSGTPGAEPGVEVVSAAANTNGVIIRTCCINKDAVGVAYLKVGTKIVFIGSSSSWFAENLTREIKVDAGVSISVVGDGGASVVMTYDILGA
- a CDS encoding TatD family hydrolase (Derived by automated computational analysis using gene prediction method: Protein Homology.), whose product is MSARLVDSHCHLDFKDFNGELDDVVARAGEAGVGLMVTIGTTLRGFEGVLKVAETYDNIVCTVGIHPHEAEAEPDVDTARLVELAQHPKVVGIGETGLDYFYEHSPRDAQKTNFRAHIEASRETQLPLVIHTRDADEDMAEILTEEMGKGAFPALLHCFSSGRELAMTALDLGLYISLSGIVTFKSAADLQATVKDVPLERLLVETDAPYLAPVPKRGKRNEPSFVAHTAAKVAELQGIEVDALATATTDNFFKLFTKVSRERLT
- a CDS encoding hypothetical protein (Derived by automated computational analysis using gene prediction method: GeneMarkS-2+.); the encoded protein is MIVLAPHIVSGLWAVATTATAGFVYLSVQEGTDVDDNIATAIKWGVVGGGLYLAAKAAKVI
- a CDS encoding MBL fold metallo-hydrolase (Derived by automated computational analysis using gene prediction method: Protein Homology.), with protein sequence MTTRFTVLGSGSSGGVPRIGGYWGNCDPDEPKNRRSRCSLLVERWKDDPEKKTTVLIDTSPDMREQLLKTGTQWIDGVLFTHDHADQSHGIDDLRMVAINRMQRVETYMDAYTSETLMTRFGYCFQTPEGSSYPPILNAHLIRPGEPVAIDGEGGAITALPFDQDHGDIRSLGFRIGSVAYSADLVGLPEESFAALEGVEHWIVDALRYKPHPSHAHVEMTLSWLERLKVAHGVLTNLHVDLDYVTLAKELPEGHEPAYDGLTITVEN
- a CDS encoding hypothetical protein (Derived by automated computational analysis using gene prediction method: GeneMarkS-2+.); amino-acid sequence: MKIQREEKWHHEASELLLPALAHDPTTRIEHLIEDVNSRDVGLFTVRQGDRIDGAFTARFDGPELVVPAVGSRSGAPLVRHVVPYLRDMAGAYECDYIRAHVPAERWEKVLARYGFKRAETVMRLGVSDGRT